In Calliopsis andreniformis isolate RMS-2024a chromosome 6, iyCalAndr_principal, whole genome shotgun sequence, a single genomic region encodes these proteins:
- the Tfb1 gene encoding transcription factor B1 isoform X1: MVLFVPTVRSQPSLLRDASNDVCFCTWPCRPTGFYIVPRFFTLCYRIVSVIFERITLQVVSTMTTSSEDVLMQVGQVRYKKGDGTLYVMNERIAWMLDNRDTVSVSHKYADIKLQKISPEGKSKIQLQVVLHDGSSSTFHFVNRNGQEAQIKDRDDVKELLQQLLPKFKRKVNKELEEKNRMLQENPVLLQLYRDLVITQVISSEEFWSQHAAEYTQAKKSQRQEIGVNSAFLADIKPQTDGCNGLKYNLTVDIIECIFKTYPAVKRKHQENVPHKMSESDFWTKFFQSHYFHRDRINAGTKDLFTECAKIDDQELKKDIQSGIDDPLVDITSFEDQSLDENYGTGPGKSDKASGNIVHQSMIKRFNQHSIMVLKASTAKQQSTHSIQPQLNGSTPSASRTVTVLSDQLDERPKTKKLRIQEKLIYDDLDTSCDTNANKIAPLNLTHIDRYLHGPIPGCGNTEPTSEELLLTLNQLRKEATGWLSGNSIPRQLATSLVSPAAAVSALGELTPGGSLMKGFREESLGQLIPKDLEKELRNVYVCMCELLRHFWRSFPPTTPQLEEKAIRMHEALHRFHSAKLKPFEDRVQRDFSAVSQHLTSHLNQLLNTAYRKFAVWQQRKMQMR; this comes from the exons ATGGTGCTGTTCGTACCGACGGTCCGTTCGCAGCCGTCTTTGCTTCGCGATGCGTCCAATGATGTGTGTTTCTGCACATGGCCGTGCCGCCCAACGGGCTTCTACATTGTTCCACGATTTTTCACTCTTTGTTACCG GATTGTGTCCGTTATCTTCGAAAGGATTACGTTACAAGTCGTATCCACCATGACTACATCGTCGGAAGATGTTCTGATGCAAGTAGGACAAGTCCGTTACAAGAAAGGAGACGGCACTTTGTATGTCATGAACGAGCGTATAGCTTGGATGCTCGATAATAGAGACACCGTATCCGTCAGTCACAAATATGCGGATATTAAAT TGCAAAAGATATCTCCGGAAGGAAAGTCAAAGATACAGCTGCAGGTTGTGTTACACGATGGTTCCTCGTCTACGTTTCATTTTGTGAATAGAAACGGACAAGAGGCGCAAATTAAAGATCGCGACGATGTGAAAGAACTGCTTCAACAGTTGTTACCGAAATTTAAAAGGAAAGTAAACAAAGAATTGGAAGAAAAGAATAG AATGCTTCAGGAAAATCCGGTACTGCTCCAATTGTACAGAGATTTAGTGATCACGCAAGTAATTTCGTCCGAAGAATTTTGGTCGCAACACGCAGCGGAGTATACTCAAGCGAAAAAGAGCCAACGTCAAGAAATAGGTGTTAACAGCGCTTTCTTG GCTGATATTAAACCACAAACAGACGGTTGTAACGGATTAAAGTATAATTTAACCGTGGATataatagaatgtatatttaaaaCTTATCCAGCTGTAAAAAGAAAACATCAAGAAAATGTGCCTCATAAAATGTCAGAATCTGATTTTTGGACGAAATTCTTTCAATCGCATTATTTTCATCGAGATCGTATCAATGCAGGGACCAAGGATCTTTTTACCGAATGTGCCAAAATAGATGATCAAGAACTCAAGAAAGATATTCAATCGGGTATCGACGATCCACTGGTAGACATAACTTCTTTCGAAGATCAGAGTCTGGACGAGAATTACGGAACTGGGCCTGGAAAATCTGATAAAGCTTCGGGCAATATTGTGCATCAAAGTATGATCAAGAGATTCAATCAACATAGCATTATGGTCTTGAAAGCTAGCACTGCCAAGCAGCAATCCACTCACTCCATTCAACCGCAATTAAATGGATCGACACCGTCGGCGAGCAGAACTGTAACTGTGTTGTCCGATCAATTGGATGAACGACCAAAGACTAAAAAG CTTAGAATACAAGAGAAACTAATTTACGACGATCTCGACACTAGTTGCGATACGAACGCGAATAAAATTGCACCGTTAAATCTGACGCATATAGACAGATATTTACACGGTCCTATACCAGGATGTGGCAATACGGAGCCTACATCCGAAGAACTTCTCTTGACGTTGAATCAATTGAGGAAAGAAGCTACCGGTTGGTTAAGTGGAAATAGTATACCGAGACAATTAGCAACGTCATTGGTTAGTCCAGCTGCGGCAGTTTCAGCATTAGGAGAATTAACTCCGGGTGGTTCTTTAATGAAAGGTTTCAGAGAAGAAAGTCTTGGAC AATTAATACCAAAGGATTTAGAAAAAGAATTGCGTAACGTTTATGTGTGTATGTGCGAGCTTCTAAGGCATTTTTGGCGTAGTTTTCCACCTACGACTCCGCAGCTTGAAGAAAAAGCAATTAGGATGCACGAAGCTTTACATAGATTTCATTCTGCGAAACTTAAACCTTTCGAG GATCGCGTTCAACGAGACTTTTCCGCAGTTAGTCAACACTTAACGAGTCATTTGAATCAGTTGTTGAATACGGCTTACAGAAAGTTCGCAGTTTGGCAACAACGTAAAATGCAAATGAGGTAG
- the Tfb1 gene encoding transcription factor B1 isoform X2 encodes MTTSSEDVLMQVGQVRYKKGDGTLYVMNERIAWMLDNRDTVSVSHKYADIKLQKISPEGKSKIQLQVVLHDGSSSTFHFVNRNGQEAQIKDRDDVKELLQQLLPKFKRKVNKELEEKNRMLQENPVLLQLYRDLVITQVISSEEFWSQHAAEYTQAKKSQRQEIGVNSAFLADIKPQTDGCNGLKYNLTVDIIECIFKTYPAVKRKHQENVPHKMSESDFWTKFFQSHYFHRDRINAGTKDLFTECAKIDDQELKKDIQSGIDDPLVDITSFEDQSLDENYGTGPGKSDKASGNIVHQSMIKRFNQHSIMVLKASTAKQQSTHSIQPQLNGSTPSASRTVTVLSDQLDERPKTKKLRIQEKLIYDDLDTSCDTNANKIAPLNLTHIDRYLHGPIPGCGNTEPTSEELLLTLNQLRKEATGWLSGNSIPRQLATSLVSPAAAVSALGELTPGGSLMKGFREESLGQLIPKDLEKELRNVYVCMCELLRHFWRSFPPTTPQLEEKAIRMHEALHRFHSAKLKPFEDRVQRDFSAVSQHLTSHLNQLLNTAYRKFAVWQQRKMQMR; translated from the exons ATGACTACATCGTCGGAAGATGTTCTGATGCAAGTAGGACAAGTCCGTTACAAGAAAGGAGACGGCACTTTGTATGTCATGAACGAGCGTATAGCTTGGATGCTCGATAATAGAGACACCGTATCCGTCAGTCACAAATATGCGGATATTAAAT TGCAAAAGATATCTCCGGAAGGAAAGTCAAAGATACAGCTGCAGGTTGTGTTACACGATGGTTCCTCGTCTACGTTTCATTTTGTGAATAGAAACGGACAAGAGGCGCAAATTAAAGATCGCGACGATGTGAAAGAACTGCTTCAACAGTTGTTACCGAAATTTAAAAGGAAAGTAAACAAAGAATTGGAAGAAAAGAATAG AATGCTTCAGGAAAATCCGGTACTGCTCCAATTGTACAGAGATTTAGTGATCACGCAAGTAATTTCGTCCGAAGAATTTTGGTCGCAACACGCAGCGGAGTATACTCAAGCGAAAAAGAGCCAACGTCAAGAAATAGGTGTTAACAGCGCTTTCTTG GCTGATATTAAACCACAAACAGACGGTTGTAACGGATTAAAGTATAATTTAACCGTGGATataatagaatgtatatttaaaaCTTATCCAGCTGTAAAAAGAAAACATCAAGAAAATGTGCCTCATAAAATGTCAGAATCTGATTTTTGGACGAAATTCTTTCAATCGCATTATTTTCATCGAGATCGTATCAATGCAGGGACCAAGGATCTTTTTACCGAATGTGCCAAAATAGATGATCAAGAACTCAAGAAAGATATTCAATCGGGTATCGACGATCCACTGGTAGACATAACTTCTTTCGAAGATCAGAGTCTGGACGAGAATTACGGAACTGGGCCTGGAAAATCTGATAAAGCTTCGGGCAATATTGTGCATCAAAGTATGATCAAGAGATTCAATCAACATAGCATTATGGTCTTGAAAGCTAGCACTGCCAAGCAGCAATCCACTCACTCCATTCAACCGCAATTAAATGGATCGACACCGTCGGCGAGCAGAACTGTAACTGTGTTGTCCGATCAATTGGATGAACGACCAAAGACTAAAAAG CTTAGAATACAAGAGAAACTAATTTACGACGATCTCGACACTAGTTGCGATACGAACGCGAATAAAATTGCACCGTTAAATCTGACGCATATAGACAGATATTTACACGGTCCTATACCAGGATGTGGCAATACGGAGCCTACATCCGAAGAACTTCTCTTGACGTTGAATCAATTGAGGAAAGAAGCTACCGGTTGGTTAAGTGGAAATAGTATACCGAGACAATTAGCAACGTCATTGGTTAGTCCAGCTGCGGCAGTTTCAGCATTAGGAGAATTAACTCCGGGTGGTTCTTTAATGAAAGGTTTCAGAGAAGAAAGTCTTGGAC AATTAATACCAAAGGATTTAGAAAAAGAATTGCGTAACGTTTATGTGTGTATGTGCGAGCTTCTAAGGCATTTTTGGCGTAGTTTTCCACCTACGACTCCGCAGCTTGAAGAAAAAGCAATTAGGATGCACGAAGCTTTACATAGATTTCATTCTGCGAAACTTAAACCTTTCGAG GATCGCGTTCAACGAGACTTTTCCGCAGTTAGTCAACACTTAACGAGTCATTTGAATCAGTTGTTGAATACGGCTTACAGAAAGTTCGCAGTTTGGCAACAACGTAAAATGCAAATGAGGTAG
- the LOC143180211 gene encoding uncharacterized protein LOC143180211, giving the protein MYVHTHTRMYARMQMQCPRTHACVHVRTYPFRREFFFFYDNGAATNFGIRRPELERSVWKVRGMPCLKERQKIAIFSESNLKKLSYITIRVVLYLSTEFKYVIQKQEQQKVCFGSGRFRDTSRKGMSPFMKYHTLEDHPNVAPNSYDTLRSFKAVKTKPCCYGISKRGYGGIARFGRKIVTRDDYPSPLDYNVPTFPEQASKTKYPFGSGSKRQTFVGSTVPGPGTYVTVEKGGITFEHSFGGRVKMKLGVDLKCCSQNTDVCKICGERPKGDYWHLKNTIFLCKSCMEKEYKEQRKYRRTKLKSFRKIRDCSVIHQHEATTAKIWLTHPTVVAQWLRKEAYLSVYFKRVNRLDS; this is encoded by the exons ATGTATGTACACACACATACCCGTATGTATGCACGCATGCAAATGCAATGTCCACGCACACACGCATGCGTACACGTGCGCACCTATCCGTTTCGAA gagaatttttttttttttacgacaACGGAGCGGCAACAAATTTTGGCATCCGACGACCTGAACTGGAACGATCGGTATGGAAGGTACGCGGTATGCCTTGTTTAAAAGAAAGAC AGAAAATTGCAATTTTCTCTGAATCGAACCTCAAAAAGTTAT CGTACATAACTATACGAGTTGTGTTATATTTATCGACAGAATTTAAGTATGTAATCCAAAAGCAAGAACAACAGAAAGTATGTTTCGGATCGGGACGTTTCCGGGACACATCTAGAAAAGGCATGAGTCCATTTATGAAGTATCATACGTTGGAAGATCATCCAAACGTAGCCCCAAATTCGTACGATACGTTACGATCGTTTAAAGCCGTTAAAACCAAG CCTTGTTGTTACGGTATAAGTAAAAGAGGCTACGGTGGTATCGCCAGATTCGGTAGGAAGATCGTAACCAGAGACGATTACCCATCACCATTGGACTACAACGTACCCACGTTTCCCGAACAAGCGAGCAAAACGAAATATCCGTTCGGAAGCGGCAGCAAACGGCAGACGTTCGTCGGCAGTACGGTCCCTGG TCCAGGAACGTACGTTACGGTTGAAAAAGGAGGTATTACGTTCGAGCACAGTTTCGGAGGTAGGGTAAAAATGAAACTCGGAGTGGATTTAAAATGTTGTAGTCAGAATACGGACGTTTGCAAAATATGCGGAGAAAGACCAAAGGGTGATTATTGGCATCTAAAGAATACGATATTTTTATGTAAATCATGCATGGAAAAAGAGTACAAAGAGCAGAGAAAGTACAGAAGAACTAAATTGAAATCGTTTCGC AAGATACGAGATTGTTCAGTTATACATCAACACGAAGCAACTACTGCAAAAATATGGTTAACGCATCCTACAGTTGTTGCACAGTGGTTACGTAAGGAAGCTTACCTTTCCGTTTATTTCAAAAGGGTAAACAGACTCGATTCGTAA